TTATACCTGTGCGTCAGCGAATAGAAACACAACTGTATGAATCGTGCTCCGGGAGAAACTGAACTTATGACGTCATCTTTGACCGACCCACGCATCCTGACCTAAAGCAAACAGCTGACTCTGTTTGCTGGATGATCCAAATCACCTGCAGCAGCCAGAGTCCTCACACCTACACAGACATGTGACCACAGTACTGCAGTACTGAAGTCACTTCTTTGGCTCCCAGCTCGACGCacaattacttttaaaatcctTCTGTTAGGTCGTAAAGCTCTCAGTGGTTTGGCTTCCAGCACCTCGCTAACTTGCTCAGTGTCTATAGCCCAGTCACATCTCTCCGGTCATCAGCTGTGGACCTCTTAACTGACCCCAGAATTAGATCTGTGTCCTGGGGGCGCTTTCACCCTGGCCCTGAACGCTGCTCTGACCTGAGgtcataattgtgtgtgtgtgtgtgtgtgtgtgtgtgtgtgtgtgtgtgtgttcctttatGCTGACTGTGATAAAATTACCATAATTTCGAACAATAAGTAACATGTATCAAAGGCTTTGGGCCAAAGTCAGTTATTTTAAGCATTTTCTAAATTAGAAATAATTCAAGATGTCAGAGGAACTAAGAGTCTGAGACCAGAATCTCACATTTTATTCACCCCGTGAATTTAAGTgaatttgtcattttctttaaGACTGTGAAGAATTTCAGTCAGTAAGACCTTTTAACGGATCTCAGACTTCAAAAAACGTTTATAGGAAACAACACTAACAAGTGCTTCCAAGCAGACACAGATTTGTTGGTCAGTTGTTAAATATCAGAATAAAATCTTCTGACAGGTTGGGACGTGTCCACGGGTAGACGGCCAGCCACAGCTCATGAATTTCCCGTGGGAGGACGTCCCCCGCCAGATTTCCACTAACCCGGCGATATGAGTATGTACCGTGCAGTCAGCGTGCAGTACATGGTGTGACTACGGTGTGGCAGCACATGCAAAGACATGGCACCTTACACAACCTCATTACCAAACACTGAAGGGGAGTTCTGTAACATGCAGCAGGAGCAGCCTGTGGTCCTGACTGACGGTATGTAATCAGCAATCAGACAGAAAGCAGGAGGGATTTCGTTTCTGTAGCACGTCTCACAGCAGAGTGAACACATTTTATGACTCTTTGAAAACTTTTaactttgctgttttttctgCAGTCGCTCTGAGAGTTTGCGCTGATGTTTTTCCCGTCAGTAGATTCGCCCGTCAGGTCAATAATGATTGTGTGTTGAGTGTCGAAGTTGTCATCTGTACTGACAGAGGGGTTTCTTTGGTTTTCTGACTCAGGATCTTTCGGGGGGAAATGAAGTCCTTGATGTGCCTCTTGGCCTCTGTCAGGGCGGCCTCACCTTTTCCTCTAAATTGTGGTTCAGTGCGAAAACGCACAAGTGTGGAGTTTGGCAGCAACACAGCGCGATGTCTCCAAATTACGCGCGGCACAGACTTGAAACTGATGAGCGAAGCTGCGGTTCCACTACTGAGGAAAAGAGATACTGGACCGAGCTGGGACCGGACTGGAAGACGCACAGCACCTCAAAAGGCACCAGGAGCAGCCCTCTCTCCGTACATCCCATATACCAAACCACAGAGTAAAGCAGCTGCTCTCTTCGATATTCAGTCTCTGTTTGAAGAGGATGTCATCGCTGAACTGTGCTCCAGGCTGCAAGCTTTCCCCCGCAGTGACAGGGCAGAGGGGCTGGCCTCTTTACTTGGAGCATGTGTTGAGTTTGGCCTGGAAGCCCACAACCCTCCAGTCCTCACACTGATGAATGAGTGCCTGGAGCTGCTCTCCAACAGGGACATCGGGGTGGCACAACTCTGCCGCCTGGGTGAGGTGGTGTGCGCCCTGGAAGGCCGCCGGTCACGCGTGCTGACAGAGGTGTTGGACTGTGTGTGCGCTGCTGTGGAGGAGGATGTCGTCTCTCCCAGTGAGGCTGTCATGGTCTACTCCCTGCTGACGCGGTTTTGTGAGCCTGCCAGCCAGCAGCAGACCCGAATCCTGTCTGctttgcacacagacacacgaaGGCTGGTCCACCGGCTGAAAGCCGGTCAAGTCAGTGATATTCTGCAGTCCTTGTTGAAGTTACAGCAGACACAGGtagacacagcagcagcatcgTCCTTGATTGTCTTTGATTCGTGATGACAAACCAGCTGTCACTTAAACATCCACAAATTTTAATCTCTGTCATTTAAGaaccacaataataataataatatttaatgcTTTTACACGAAGTAACGTGAGAACATATAATACTTGTTTCACAGGCTGTTTCCCTGGTGCTGAGGCTGAGTCACAGGGCATCGCGGGTCTTTAAAGCTTTTCGTGATGATGAAATCATGAAGGTACTCACTGCTTTAATGACTCTGGAACAGCATGATGGAGAGCTCGTGGCGGCTATGGAGAAACACTTGccaggtgtgttttttatagttttattataCACTTAAGTCAGTGCGTCTGTGACTGTTCTGATCAGATTTCACTATTtgtgtattaaaaaataaaagaccagAAAATAAGTTTTCATTCTGTCTCAGGGAGGCTGGAGAAGTGCGATCCAGAGCTGATCGGTGCCATCGTGGAGTATTGTGTGCAGATGAGGTGCCGTTCTGAGCCACTCTTTGAGGCTGTGGCTGAAAACTTTGTACGCCACGCTGAGAACCACACCACCCTTCAGATAGCCAAACAAATTGTTGCGATGGGGAGGCTCAACTACCTGCCACAGGTGAAGGTTTTCTCATATTCTCAGAGTTTATAAACAGATCCtatgttttgcatatttattaCAAATCTGCTGTAATGTGTCACTGCTCTGTTCCTCATCAGTGCTCCAGCCAGATGTTTAAGAAGCTGGAGAGCATCTTGTCAGAGAGGTTTTCACAGTTCCAGCCTCGCTCGCTGGTTGACGTGATGCACGCCTGCATCCACCTGGAACGCTTCCCTCTCAACTACATGACCAAAGTATTCAGCCCACACTTTCTACAGAAGCTGCAAGGTACGCGCCGGGCTTTTATTTCAGACTGTGAAAagcaggaggagaggaaaaagtCTGTCACTGTTCATTTTTGGGTGTTTCCATATTTCCTGTCTGAGAGGGATGATGTCTGTTATTTGCTGCTTAAACACTCTGGCTGAGAAACACTCTTCTGTTTCCTTAATCTAACATTTTCACTTGTTGCTGTCACTTTATTTTAGTGCAGAAGTATCTGTTAGGTGTCAgctatggtaaatggtctgtatttgtatagcgctttacttggtcctaaggaccccaaagctatacacaatcatccacccattcacacactggtgatggcagctacagtgtagccacagccggcctggggcgcactgacagaggcgaggctgccggacactggcgccaccagtaggcggtaggtgaagtgtcttgcccaaggacacaacgaccaagactgtcggagccggggctcgaaccggcaaccttccgattacaagacgaacgcccaactcttgagccacgatcgcccccagcACCGTGGTGTGATGGTTACACCGTCAGCTCAcagagtttgtatgttctcaCCGTGTCTGTGGAGTTTCTGctctccggcttcctcccacagtctgaACCACCTGATGCTTGTTAGGTtcattctaaattggctgtaggtgtaaatGGTTCATGCacgctgggataggctccagcccagcTTTGAATCagacaagtggaagaaaatggatggatcttAGTTTCTCTGCTAGCTgtcaaaaaatagaaaacaacttCTTTACAGTACAAGAATATATTGCACATATAACTGCATGGACTTTGTATTTACCCACAAGGCTACGCGGTGTCTCTGATGTAAGCTCTCTGTGTCCTGCAGCACAGGGGGAGCCACTGGACAAAAACACACTGGGGCAGCTGACACAGCTCCACCTCTCCACCATGTTAGAGTGCACATACTACTGGGTAAGAATCTGTGAACAGGGTTATAATTTTTCATACTGTAAACACGAGTTCTGACTGTCAGAGGTGAATTATAACCACAACGCTCTCATTTAACtcgaaaacaaaaagaaggcgTTGGCTCCTCGATAACAGGAGTGATTTGTCTTTACTGCTCTCCTCGCCAGGGTCCCAGACTGCCCTTCTTTCTTCACGTGAAGAGGTTTTCCTCAGCAGGCCAGGCCTTTGAGACACCAATGGAACGTCTTTTATACAAACAGGTCAAAGGTCCTCTAGCACAGCTGCTGGGGGGCACATTTTACTCCACCAGAATGATTCATGGTGGATACACTATAGGTAAGCTACAACAGGACACGTGACACATCATCACAGTACCTGCAGCTCAGGTATTTGACTTTCATGCTTATTACACGCTCACTGGACATTTTGTTAGGTACAGTCTGGGTTGGCCCCCTCGTGCTGGAAAgtttcctcagagattttggtcaccATGTGAGCACCACACAGCTGCTGAACATTTAGCTACACGTCCTTGATGCCAATCTGCCAATCTGTCACATCCCAAAGGCTCTCTGTGAGACTGGAGGCCTTTTTAGTAAAGTGAACTCATCGTgtctgagatgatttgagctttgtatcctgtatcctgctggaagcagccatgagGAGAtagtacactgtggtcataaatggATGGACAAGGTCAGCAACAATGCTCGGCtaagctgtggcatttaaacgaTGTTCAGTTGGTACTTAAACACACCCCACACCACTACACCGCCACCAGCAGGCTGAACTGTTGATAAAAGGCAGGACGGATCTATGCTTTCATGTTCTTTACTCAAATTTCTGGATGTTGTAGCAGAAACTCAACAAActcagccctgtgtttctcaCAGGAGAGGCCCTCAGTCTGGTCTCCTGGTGCTGAAGCCCATCAGCTTCCAGGTTTCACAGAGATGATCACCTTGGTTggaatgagtggttatttgagttagtTATGCCTTCCTGTAAACCAGGAGCAGTCGTGTTATTCTCCCCTGATatcaataaaacatatttacgCAGAGACCTGCTCCGCCCTCCTCTATTTCAAACCTCCCTCTGTAAACACTAGAGATGAGAAAATGAATAATAGAAAATACTCAGAGCAGCACGTCTGCCCCCAGCAACATAACACCTCCAAAGCTCCTTGGCTCACCTTTCTTTCtcattctaataataataataataataataataatggatactttattgatccccatggggaaattacttgtttttctctgcatttgacccattcactcagtgaagcagtgggcagcccactaagcaggcgcccggggagcagtgtgtagggacggtaccttgctcaggggtacctcagtttgaacttcagcagttGTCTGTAAGCCTGAAAGCACTGAGGTGctaccatgtgattggctgattagatatgtGAGATAAGAGCTGTAGCCCGTGAGTGTATTACCTGCGTGCTGGGATAGATCGTGTTGTGACGAGAAGTtcgttttttccatttcttcctttttgttaAGATGTGGAGATTTGCCTGGATGAGAGTGGATTTGTTCTGCCTCCGTCTCAGTGGGATCACACTTACAAGAGGTAAGAACTGATCTGGCTCTGAGCGTTTCAACAAATTTCCAATAAATTGTAAGAAAATGTGCCTCCAACCTGTGAGGCTTAAACATGCTTTAGATTTTGAATCAGCTGAAAATGTGAAGCCctgttttgtttaaaacaacaattaaGTGAGTAATTAAGCTTTTCTTCATGTGTTGTGCGCGTGTAgagttgtgttgtgtttggatGATCCAAACCGTTTCTGCACCAACACACGACACCTGCTGGGGAAGGAAGTCACAAAGAGACGACACCTGCAGAGGATGGGCGTGGAGCTGGTGGAGGTAAGTGTGAAAAACCCCAGAAGATACTCGTGAAACTGAACCGGATAGAAAATGtaagagttttgttttgtggttAGAAGTTTCTTCTTTGTAAACTGAGAGGACCAACTTAAACTTAATGCTATTGTTgctcattgaaatgaactgttAAATTCTCTTTTTGGCATGTTAACATCATATCTTtaaagttttatatttattgtgttggtcaaaaatgtcaaagctgatctgtatttattttcttcctcgTCTCGTCGCTCTAACAGAtcccttactttgagtttgagaaACTGCAAACTGAAGAGGAACAGATCCAGTATCTTCACGACAAGATCTTTCCTGCTGTATCCAAGTTTAACAATCAAGCAGCGAACCAGTTAAACCAAAAATCCACAGTGAGACAAACCAGCTTGTAATGTGCTCGGGGTACCAACGATACAAAGAGGCCAAAACCTGAGGATCGTGAACACAACAGCTGAATTTGCTGGCAGTCTGTTTGCAAGGATGGACAGACTGACGGGGAGTACTCTGTAATCTGTTACTCTCATACATCCGGACACGGTGTCAGAATGTTGGATTAGAGGATTTATtccaaaaatgtttctttactGTTCTCATATAACAAACTTTTACCTGAACTTAAATTATACACATCCCTTCCATTAAAAGATTTTCTCAAACATTGTTAGAACCTATAAGTAATATTTGAGATGCTGTGGAGCGTCTGCTGCCAGCTGGGGTAGGGTAATAATTCCCTTTATTGCCAGGTAATATGTATATTTAAAGCTATTTTCTATTCTGCTATTAATTTATTGttgaaaattatattttctatttatgtGAGTAATAGTAAGAGAAATATTAAATGGCACTCGGTACGGCTCTAACCTTCGTCCTTAGCTTCTGTGTgttattttgactttttataGGGAAGAACAAGAATGCCTCACAGACTGAAGATGATCGAGATTTCAGAATAAAATTCACACGAGATGTAAATAATACACAACTGTTGACGACACATGTAGTTGTTCAGCATCTCATTCGTGTCAGAGGTGAGTTTTCTCCTCCCCGGTCGGGGGTTTGGGCGTCCTCCTCCTAATGGAGCAAACAATGCGTCAAATAATTAGAGTCCATTTCTGACTCGTGCAACAAACTAAAGAAAGAGGAAACGCTGCGAAGGCtaatgtgagtgtgtctgtacTCACCTGGTACTAACAGGTGGCAAGATATTAGGGCGGGGGCACGCCGTGAGGACGAGCTCTCCTCTGACAGCTTCCATCATCAGGTTCTGGAGGGTGTTCATCAAAACAAGTTCACTCATGAAAGCAGACACATGTTCGCGTGTGTGGGGCGTGTTTCCTGAGCACCCTGCACTCTCCTCGCTGCCCACTGCCCTGCTCAGAGCCCGAGTCTGCGGCCTGGCGGGGGGAGAAGAGCtgggacacaaacactgacaggaGGAGGATGGAAACGATGATCTGTCAGGAGAGGACGATCCCGCGGGCCGGTAGGTGTCGGGCTTGGAGGCCGAAGAAATCAGACGCTGGATGAAGGCGGAGTCATCGAGTATGTCGCTGAAATACGAAGAACATGCATGATTGATTTTCAGTGTTGTCATCTTAAATATCACCGATCTATAAATTAGAATAAATGCATAAGACAGGCTGTCTACTCTACACGTGGGCGGTACCGTAGCAGACAGCTGAGTATGTGGAAGAGGATCTCTTTGTCGGGGCTGTGTGCTGGAGCAGGAAGCCCAGTAGAGACGGTGGGTTCAGGATGATGCATCTGAACTGACTGAAGGCTTCTAATAACAGCAGGAGAAATGACATGTCATCGCTCCAGCATCTACAGTTAAGCTCAGGGATGAAGGACTGAACATATTCTGTATCTGATTTACCTATAATGCTTATTAAAGTAATCCGGACAGTTCTTTAGGTACTCTATAAGGTCATGGGAGTGTGCTGTGACCCTGAGATACAGCAGAGCAGGTCTGGGGGGGTCGGGGCGCCTCCATACTTTTGCTATCTGTCGCTGTTCCCGCAGCTCGGCCGTTCTTAGCTTAGTGCCTGCACTGGCTGCTTCATACACACCACTGGCACAGATGGGAGGAAGGGTCTAGAGTGGAAAGAGAACGTGAAGTCAGAATAAAAGCTTCATGTTCTTTTATAGTCTcgtaattattttaataataaaatcacaGAGACCACCTTATATTTTCTGAGTGGCGGACCTTTTCTTACAGGAACTGCTGGGAGTGTCTGTGACGAGACAAGGAGTGAAATACTTTTGATTTCtacatgattttaaaaaatgtaataattagtcTTTGAAGTCAGACCTCGTCGATCAGAACTCTTTGGCtctctgtgatgtttttgtCCGTGATTATAAATtcgtttttttgtctttctctttcttcttcccaGCGCTGCAAAGCATCGTTATACCGAGTACGTTCAGCTTCCAGAGTAACCTagagaagagaggaaaaggACGCAACAATTCaaggaaatgagaaaaataataacaaaaaacttGATTTATGACACAAGACAGAAGATGAACAAGGATAAgatgttttaaaacatttcttttaggTAAAACTGAGCTGCATAAAACAAGACTGGATGTCTGAAGTGAGATGTTTAATCCTGCTGAGGTGCTTTCAAAAAGGACCCTGAGGTTTTTACCATATTAACTTTACAGACAGGAGCTCTGTTGTTGTACTTATTTTAGCTGCAGTAAGTTCTATTCCATCCAGCATCAAAGCAGGCAAAGCTTTGAGTTTACGAATGTCAGTGGGGTTAAAAGAAAATAGAGCTGCGTGTCGTCTGCATAACGTGCCTGCAGGTGACATGTGGCAGGGGTAACATGTATAAAGGAAGGAGGAGAGGTCCAAGCACAGAACCCTGAGAAGATGCATCTGACCCTGCGTGGGTAAGGTGGCCTGTGACTTTCCTAGGGCAACAGTAAGCATTGCTGCAAACAACGATAATGCACCAcaccacactgcagtttctgcaCAGAAATGGTTTGTGGAACATGACAAAGACCTCATTGTACTGACTCAGTGGTGTGAACTGGGCCTTTGTGCCACCTGTAACAAAACCTAAACTTTACGATGATGCGTCTGTGTTACCTGACAGACGACATCCAGCTGATGAACTGTGGGGTAATCAGAAGTGAAGGTGAGGACACAAAGGGCACACTCCCCCGGACGAAGACGACCTCGGTCTGGGTGGATCTGCACAACCTGACACAGCACATCAACGCTCATCAACGTGAGAAAGAGAATAAAATAATGGCTTGTACAACAAtgaatacagtggggcaaaaaagtatttagtcagccaccgattgtgcaagttcccccacctaaaatgatgacagaggtcagtaatttgcaccagaggtacacttcaactgtgagagacagaatgtgggaaaaaaatccatgaatccacatggtaggatttgtaaagaatttattcgtaaatcagggtggaaaataagtatttggtcacctcaaacaaggaaaatctctggctctcacagacctgtaacgtcttctgtaagaagcttttctgtcccccactcgttacctgtatgaatggcacctgtttgaactcatcatctgtatcaaagacacctgtccacagcctcaaacagtcagactccaaactccgccatggccaagaccaaagagctttcgaaggacaccaggaaaagtattgtagacctgcaccagactgggaagagtgaatctacaataggcaagcagcttggtgtgaaaaaatcaactgtgggagcaatcatcagaaaatggaagacatacaagaccactgataatctccctccatctggggctccacgcaagatctcatcccgtggggtcaaaatgatcatgagaacggtgagcaaagatcccagaaccacacggggggacctggtgaatgacctgcagagagctgggaccaaagtaacaaaggtcaccatcagtaacacactacaacggcagggaatcaaatcccgcagtgccagacgtgttccgctgctgaagccagtgcatgtccaggcccgtctgaagtttgccagagagcacatggatgatacagcagaggattgggagaatgtcatgtggtcagatgaaaccaaagtagaactttttggtataaactcaactcgtcgtgtttggaggaagaagaatactgagttgcatcccaagaacaccatacctactgtgaagcatgggggtggaaacatcatgctatggggctgtttttctgccaaggggacaggacgactgatccgtgttaaggacagaatgaatggggccatgtatcgtgagattttgagccaaaacctccttccatcagtgagaactttgaagatgaaacgaggctgggtcttccaacatgacaatgatccaaaacacaccgcccgggcaacaaaggagtggctccgtaagaagcatttgaaagtcctggagtggcctagccagtctccagacctcaaccccatagaaaatctgtggcgggagttgaaagtccgtgttgctcggcgacagccccaaaacatcactgctctcgagaagatctgcatggaggaatgggccaaaataccagctactgtgtgtgcaaacctggtaaagacctatagtaaacgtttgacctctgttattgccaacaaaggttatgttacaaagtattgagttgtatttttgttattgaccaaatacttattttccaccctgatttacgaataaattctttacaaatcctaccatgtggattcatggatttttctttcacattctgtctctcacagttgaagtgtacctctggtgcaaattactgacctctgtcatcattttaggtgggggaacttgcacaatcggtggctgactaaatacttttttgccccactgtacaagcCGTGTTTGTGTGATCCGTGACAGTCAAACAGAGCCACACAAAGAGGGCGGATCTATGTTTTTTTTGGCTACCTTTGCACCTTCCTCTTCCTGCTGGTTGGTGTGTTGGGGCAGGTCCCATTCATAGTGGGCGGTGTCTGCGCAAGACACGTTGGTGAGGAAGAAGATTCTCGAAGACTGTGAGCACACAGGGATGTCACCTAGAAAGATGCTGTCCTCAGACAGGAACAACACCTGCATAAAGCAAACATGTTAGAATTcaatgaaaataatatttgaatGATATACAAAAAAGATTCAAATGAACGTAGTCTCACCTGTCCCGGGAAGGGCACCCTCGTAACACTGGGTACAAAAGCTTGACAGTCACTGCTGTTACAGTGGTTTGAGGAGTCTTGTGTAAGGCTGCTAAGCCCACGTCCCTCAAACCTCACGACCGCTGAGTCACTACCTCCGATGTGGATAGGAACATCTACCTGGGGATACAGAAACGACAGAGTGTGTTTATCGTTACTGATCTGTTATCTTTCTAATTCCTCTTGATTTCTAAATGATTATTACCTAAATGATAACAATGCCAGCTGGTGAAGTACAAAACACAATTCAAACCCAGTtccaaaaaaggcaaaatgtaaataaaaacagaatctcataaactctaaataaataaatacatacatgtatatatgcAAACCAAtaaattctgcttttatttacatttttaacctcctaggacctgcgtccacatacgtggacatcacattttgggttatttagaccaaaatactcaattctgctctacaagggcctgatatccacttacgaggacattatactgctactgttctatcaaagttttaaactaatatcctcatatgtggctctgatttttcataaaaacaaaaataaggtaaaaaacatctggtaattctttgtttttacattcatcgggccccaatcgccccaaatatcaaagagaaattaaaaatgctgccgtggaagagttcgggtcttaggaggttaaacagCATCCCAACTTCTCTGGAATCAGGTTGTGTAAATATCCTGACGACAGGGAAAGATGTGCAGAGTATGATGTCGTACGTGATACGTCTTCGCCTCCAACGGTGAGAAGATCCATTCCAGCTTTGCAGTTTTCCCTGGAGGAATTTCTCCTTGTGGATTGAGGCAGCGCAGCACTGGATGGTCAAAGTTGTCAGCTTGAAGCTGTGACAACACAGCTGTGTCCACTTCATAGCACACTGGCACTGCCCCACCATTGTGTAATTCATACACCTGCGTGGTAAACAAACAATCACAAATCTTTTCGTTCCAAGCGTTGGGCTGTAAACATCCTCTCGCTGCACACACTTGCAGAGACACACCTGCTTTGGAGGACTGCAGTCTCCAATAGTTACGGAGGTGAAGAAGTGTTGGTGGGAGTCAAAGTGGAGATGTGGCTGATCCCTCTCTACCGTCGCCCCCTGAAAGTTCAGCTGCACACAGAATACATGAAATGGACACaaagacaatgaaaacaatCGAATGCAGCGAATGTGCTGATGTTAAAAGAAAGTACATCATCCCTTAAAATGTGAACTGTCACATGAAtaagttaaaaatgtttcttacagAATGCCGAGTGCTTGCTCGTAGggggttgtttgattgttgggttttctccgTATAACTGTGGGgtctttatttttcaaaataaagtgccATGAAGCGACTGCTGTTgcaatttggtgctatataaataaaactggattcTTTGACTTCATAAATATGTTTGTCATGCCCCTCATTCATTAATCTGACGTAGCATcacaaaaaaaggtcaaaaatgtaaaaggagCACAAAGCTAGCTTACCTTTGACACTAGCAAAACTGTCAGGTGActtatttttactgcactgtcAGACCTGcgtaaatataaagtttttaaaagcctCACCAAGATTTCTCTGCCATATGAGAGCTTGAACACAACAGGAAAGTGATCCGTCCCAACAAAGACGTGGCTGTGAACGACAACGTTTTGAATGTTTTGGTATCAGTTTATTAGTTCATTGGTTAATAAATTAATTTGCTTCAGATTTTAGTCAGTGTGTAATGATTATGGGACATGTGCAGTCATGATCTCTGACCTGTAGCTGAAGTGTACTGCCCTCTTCTGGCCTGGGAGCAAAGTTCCAGCGCGAGGTGAAACACTGAACAATTGGTTGTCCTGAACCtgtgaaaaacatgaaacattacttttgtttttatctctgtCTTATCataatattgatattttttcttgcaaaatggaataaacaaaagacacaaaaaagtaAGACCTTCATTTGGGACAGCTCTGTGTTACTGAACTCTCCCGTCACTGCCCAGTACTCCAACTCTATCTGTTGATCCTCTGGAAACAAGAAGGCCCTAATATCAAAGAAGAAGACAACTATCAGCAGATGGTAGAATTTACCTTCAAACCATCACATACGCTCTActttcaacaacaaaaatgaaaaatgacaggGTGCATAGAGCAGACTGGTCTGTAATAATAGTATACTTTATGGCATGATATTTACATACCAGTGTACAGGAATACACCCAGGGTTGTGAAGCATCAACATAAGGTCTGAAGGATCTGAATCAACAGGAGCCGAACCAAAGTTGAAATCCAGCATGGTTTTGGTGAAGATGGAAGGACTTGTGTGCAGTCTAGAGACAGATGGAGACAACAGGGTGGTGCGCACCACACCCAGACACTGCAGGTTTAAAATGACTGTTTGTCGTTCAGGAAATACAAACTGTTctacaacaaatacaaaataattcaaGTACAAAAAATTACCATAAATACCAAAAAACTTTAATTATTCC
This genomic window from Astatotilapia calliptera chromosome 16, fAstCal1.2, whole genome shotgun sequence contains:
- the LOC113008130 gene encoding FAST kinase domain-containing protein 3, mitochondrial-like isoform X1 is translated as MFFPIFRGEMKSLMCLLASVRAASPFPLNCGSVRKRTSVEFGSNTARCLQITRGTDLKLMSEAAVPLLRKRDTGPSWDRTGRRTAPQKAPGAALSPYIPYTKPQSKAAALFDIQSLFEEDVIAELCSRLQAFPRSDRAEGLASLLGACVEFGLEAHNPPVLTLMNECLELLSNRDIGVAQLCRLGEVVCALEGRRSRVLTEVLDCVCAAVEEDVVSPSEAVMVYSLLTRFCEPASQQQTRILSALHTDTRRLVHRLKAGQVSDILQSLLKLQQTQAVSLVLRLSHRASRVFKAFRDDEIMKVLTALMTLEQHDGELVAAMEKHLPGRLEKCDPELIGAIVEYCVQMRCRSEPLFEAVAENFVRHAENHTTLQIAKQIVAMGRLNYLPQCSSQMFKKLESILSERFSQFQPRSLVDVMHACIHLERFPLNYMTKVFSPHFLQKLQAQGEPLDKNTLGQLTQLHLSTMLECTYYWGPRLPFFLHVKRFSSAGQAFETPMERLLYKQVKGPLAQLLGGTFYSTRMIHGGYTIDVEICLDESGFVLPPSQWDHTYKRVVLCLDDPNRFCTNTRHLLGKEVTKRRHLQRMGVELVEIPYFEFEKLQTEEEQIQYLHDKIFPAVSKFNNQAANQLNQKSTVRQTSL
- the LOC113008130 gene encoding FAST kinase domain-containing protein 3, mitochondrial-like isoform X2; amino-acid sequence: MKSLMCLLASVRAASPFPLNCGSVRKRTSVEFGSNTARCLQITRGTDLKLMSEAAVPLLRKRDTGPSWDRTGRRTAPQKAPGAALSPYIPYTKPQSKAAALFDIQSLFEEDVIAELCSRLQAFPRSDRAEGLASLLGACVEFGLEAHNPPVLTLMNECLELLSNRDIGVAQLCRLGEVVCALEGRRSRVLTEVLDCVCAAVEEDVVSPSEAVMVYSLLTRFCEPASQQQTRILSALHTDTRRLVHRLKAGQVSDILQSLLKLQQTQAVSLVLRLSHRASRVFKAFRDDEIMKVLTALMTLEQHDGELVAAMEKHLPGRLEKCDPELIGAIVEYCVQMRCRSEPLFEAVAENFVRHAENHTTLQIAKQIVAMGRLNYLPQCSSQMFKKLESILSERFSQFQPRSLVDVMHACIHLERFPLNYMTKVFSPHFLQKLQAQGEPLDKNTLGQLTQLHLSTMLECTYYWGPRLPFFLHVKRFSSAGQAFETPMERLLYKQVKGPLAQLLGGTFYSTRMIHGGYTIDVEICLDESGFVLPPSQWDHTYKRVVLCLDDPNRFCTNTRHLLGKEVTKRRHLQRMGVELVEIPYFEFEKLQTEEEQIQYLHDKIFPAVSKFNNQAANQLNQKSTVRQTSL